The Polaribacter tangerinus genome has a segment encoding these proteins:
- a CDS encoding carbonic anhydrase family protein, producing the protein MTNIYKYVSILAMSISLIACNGNQKSSSESKSPISVKQTPVKSILTAEEQKNMTPDEIIGRLKKGNENFVSNNLTQRDHSSQRRMATIGQYPKAIVLSCVDSRVPVEDVFDLGIGDIFVARVAGNIENADIVGSMEFATAVAGSKVVIIMGHTACGAVKHAIDNTDAASMEMNSLQNLLNEIQPSVAMTEKNGEVSSKNVAFTNSVIHNNALKTVEDIRLASPKMASLEKEGKIKIVAAVYDMETGKVNFK; encoded by the coding sequence ATGACAAACATTTACAAGTATGTATCAATTTTAGCGATGTCTATTTCTTTGATAGCATGTAACGGCAATCAAAAATCATCATCCGAAAGTAAATCACCAATTAGTGTGAAACAAACACCAGTAAAAAGTATTTTAACTGCTGAAGAACAAAAGAATATGACACCCGATGAGATTATCGGCAGATTAAAAAAAGGGAATGAAAATTTTGTAAGTAATAATCTTACACAAAGAGATCATTCTTCTCAACGACGAATGGCTACTATTGGTCAGTACCCTAAGGCAATTGTACTCTCATGTGTAGATAGTAGAGTTCCTGTAGAAGATGTTTTTGACTTAGGAATTGGAGATATTTTTGTAGCAAGGGTAGCTGGTAATATAGAAAATGCAGATATTGTTGGCTCAATGGAATTTGCAACTGCAGTAGCAGGTTCTAAAGTAGTTATTATAATGGGCCATACTGCTTGTGGTGCAGTAAAACATGCTATAGATAATACAGATGCAGCATCTATGGAAATGAACTCTCTACAAAATTTATTAAATGAAATACAGCCATCTGTAGCAATGACAGAAAAAAATGGCGAAGTTTCTTCTAAAAATGTTGCTTTTACAAACAGTGTTATTCATAATAATGCCTTAAAAACTGTCGAAGATATTAGACTAGCATCACCTAAAATGGCAAGTTTAGAAAAAGAAGGTAAAATAAAAATAGTTGCTGCAGTTTATGATATGGAAACAGGAAAAGTAAATTTCAAATAA
- a CDS encoding DUF2490 domain-containing protein, with protein MKHQLAALIFLMGSFHIFSQVDENKLGAWYMYFYNHQFNNSQWGIQGDFQYRDWQVLGDKEQLLLRSGITYRPTNTNILFTAGFANITSGVFGSSDDSTNENRIYQEALIPQKIGRQIFISHRFRFEQRFVENQDFRTRYRYNLFLNIPFNSKNLSAKTIYGAFYNELFINGQKQVSKTNSVEIFDRNRSYFGLGYALRKQLRFQVGYMIQTTNNWSKGQLQFSMHHNF; from the coding sequence ATGAAACATCAATTAGCAGCTTTAATTTTTTTAATGGGTTCATTTCACATTTTTTCTCAGGTAGATGAGAACAAACTGGGTGCTTGGTATATGTATTTTTATAATCATCAATTTAACAATTCTCAATGGGGTATTCAAGGTGATTTTCAATACAGAGATTGGCAAGTTCTCGGAGACAAAGAGCAGTTGTTATTGCGTTCGGGAATTACCTATAGGCCCACAAATACAAACATACTATTTACGGCTGGTTTTGCAAATATTACTTCAGGTGTTTTTGGGAGTTCAGATGATTCTACTAATGAAAATAGAATTTATCAAGAAGCACTTATTCCTCAAAAAATAGGAAGACAAATTTTTATTTCACATCGTTTTCGATTTGAGCAAAGATTTGTAGAAAATCAAGATTTTAGAACCCGTTATCGTTATAACCTCTTTTTAAATATACCATTTAATAGTAAAAATTTAAGTGCAAAAACAATTTATGGCGCATTTTATAATGAGCTATTTATAAATGGTCAAAAACAAGTATCTAAAACCAATTCTGTAGAAATATTTGATAGGAATAGAAGTTATTTTGGTCTTGGTTACGCACTACGAAAACAGCTTAGATTTCAGGTTGGTTATATGATTCAAACCACCAATAATTGGTCTAAAGGTCAGTTGCAGTTTAGTATGCATCATAATTTTTAA
- a CDS encoding endonuclease — protein MFSFFNSTKKANSIVTIAFYNVENLFDTKDDPTTFDDHFTTHGKNKWNLQRYSLKIKKLGSVISQLGIKHSKKMPAIIGLVEVENIKVMRDLTNSKALRRHHLGIVHYDSPDERGIDVALLYNKQLFELISSETHPVLLENEKGDRDYTRDILKVTGKLQGELVHVLVNHWPSRREGVKESAPKRGIAAVTVNKIVENIRDKHYNAKIIIMGDFNDNPESKSIQLLIKEGFFNPMKSLLDKNKKGSVTYEGKWNLFDQILFSNNFLEKDYGKFYFKHAEVFNKKWLKVYKGKLKGSPFRTYIGPWYQGGFSDHFPVYAYLKKNN, from the coding sequence ATGTTTTCTTTCTTTAATTCAACTAAAAAGGCAAACTCAATCGTAACTATTGCCTTTTATAATGTAGAAAATCTTTTCGACACCAAAGATGACCCTACTACTTTTGATGATCATTTTACCACTCATGGAAAGAACAAGTGGAACTTACAACGTTACTCGCTAAAAATAAAAAAATTAGGAAGTGTTATTTCTCAATTGGGAATTAAACACAGTAAAAAAATGCCTGCCATTATTGGCCTGGTAGAAGTTGAAAACATTAAAGTTATGCGAGATTTAACGAACTCAAAAGCGTTGAGAAGACATCATCTAGGAATTGTTCATTACGATTCTCCAGACGAAAGAGGTATTGATGTTGCTTTGCTTTATAATAAGCAACTTTTTGAATTAATAAGCTCAGAAACGCACCCAGTACTTTTAGAAAATGAAAAAGGAGATAGAGATTACACAAGAGATATTTTAAAAGTTACTGGGAAGTTACAAGGAGAATTAGTTCATGTATTAGTAAACCATTGGCCCTCTAGAAGAGAAGGAGTGAAAGAAAGTGCTCCTAAAAGAGGTATAGCAGCAGTAACTGTAAATAAAATAGTAGAAAATATTAGAGACAAACATTATAACGCCAAAATAATTATTATGGGCGATTTTAATGATAATCCTGAGAGTAAAAGTATACAGTTATTAATAAAAGAAGGTTTTTTTAACCCTATGAAATCTTTGTTAGATAAAAATAAAAAAGGAAGTGTAACGTACGAGGGAAAATGGAATTTATTTGACCAAATATTATTCTCTAATAATTTTTTAGAGAAAGATTATGGAAAATTCTATTTTAAGCACGCCGAAGTATTTAATAAAAAATGGCTAAAAGTGTACAAAGGAAAACTAAAGGGCAGCCCGTTTAGAACCTATATTGGACCTTGGTATCAGGGCGGATTTTCAGATCACTTTCCTGTATATGCTTATCTTAAAAAAAATAATTAA